In one Nyctibius grandis isolate bNycGra1 chromosome 19, bNycGra1.pri, whole genome shotgun sequence genomic region, the following are encoded:
- the GID8 gene encoding glucose-induced degradation protein 8 homolog, whose protein sequence is MSYAEKPDEITKDEWMEKLNNLHIQRADMNRLIMNYLVTEGFKEAAEKFRMESGIEPSVDLETLDERIKIREMILKGQIQEAIALINSLHPELLDTNRYLYFHLQQQHLIELIRQRETEAALEFAQTQLAEQGEESRECLTEMERTLALLAFDNPEESPFGDLLNMMQRQKVWSEVNQAVLDYENRESTPKLAKLLKLLLWAQNELDQKKVKYPKMTDLSKGTIEEPK, encoded by the exons ATGAGTTATGCAGAAAAACCTGATGAAATCACAAAAGATGAATGGATGGAGAAACTTAATAACTTGCATATCCAGAGAGCAGACATGAACCGCCTTATCATGAACTACCTTGTTACAG AGGGCtttaaagaagcagcagagaagttTCGAATGGAGTCTGGAATTGAACCCAGTGTTGATTTAGAGACTCTcgatgaaagaataaaaattcgAGAAATGATATTGAAAGGACAGATTCAAGAAGCCATTGCGTTAATAAACAGCCTCCATCCAGAATTGTTAGATACAAACAGATATCTTTACTTTCATTTGCAG CAACAGCATTTGATTGAACTGATTCGGCAGCGTGAGACAGAAGCAGCCCTGGAATTTGCTCAGACCCAATTAGCAGAACAAGGCGAGGAGAGCAGGGAATGCCTGACAGAAATGGAGCGTACGCTGGCTTTGCTTGCCTTTGATAATCCTGAAGAATCACCATTTGGAGACTTGCTTAACATGATGCAGCGACAGAAG gTGTGGAGTGAGGTTAATCAAGCTGTTCTAGACTATGAAAATCGTGAATCAACACCCAAGTTGGCAAAATTGCTGAAGCTACTACTGTGGGCTCAGAATGAGCTGGAccagaagaaagtgaaatatcCCAAAATGACAGACCTCAGCAAGGGGACGATTGAAGAACCCAAGTAA